A genomic window from Tolypothrix sp. PCC 7910 includes:
- a CDS encoding o-succinylbenzoate synthase codes for MNYRFEFRLIARKFLRSLTTSHGNWDIRESIIIRLIDEAGREGWGEIPPISWFGSETLPQALDFCRQLPEEITQEIIFSIPDTLPACQFGFESAWEGVGIRGNGDWLLGDKGTKEMMKMREMGEKSSLPITNYQLPNAPCPMPHAQCPMPISALLPAGETALNAWQKLWEEGYRTFKWKIGVDAIANELKIFHLLIDSLPASTKLRLDANAGLSYQEAELWLENCDKFSEKIEFLEQPLAVAEFETMLQLSSRYQTAIALDESVATLSQLNAAYQQGWRDIFVIKPAIAGSPSRLRQFCKQHNIDAVFSSVFETAIGRYAALKLAAELSQHNRAVGFGINHLLEQEEETWLQSLWHNL; via the coding sequence GTGAATTACAGATTTGAATTTCGTTTGATAGCGCGGAAATTTTTGCGATCGCTTACTACCAGTCATGGTAATTGGGATATTCGCGAAAGCATTATTATTCGTCTGATTGATGAAGCAGGTAGAGAGGGATGGGGCGAAATTCCGCCGATTAGCTGGTTTGGTTCTGAAACTCTCCCACAAGCTTTAGATTTTTGTCGCCAACTACCAGAGGAAATCACACAAGAGATTATCTTTTCTATTCCCGATACTTTACCCGCCTGTCAATTTGGTTTTGAGTCAGCCTGGGAGGGAGTGGGGATTAGGGGTAATGGGGACTGGTTACTGGGAGACAAGGGGACAAAGGAGATGATGAAGATGAGGGAGATGGGGGAGAAATCCTCATTACCAATTACCAATTACCAATTACCCAATGCCCCATGCCCAATGCCCCATGCCCAATGCCCCATGCCCATTAGCGCCTTATTACCAGCTGGCGAAACAGCGTTAAATGCATGGCAAAAGCTGTGGGAGGAAGGATATCGGACGTTTAAATGGAAAATTGGTGTTGATGCGATCGCAAATGAATTGAAGATTTTTCACTTACTAATTGACAGTTTACCAGCCTCTACAAAACTGCGTTTAGATGCGAATGCGGGACTTAGCTACCAAGAAGCAGAGTTATGGCTAGAAAATTGTGATAAATTTTCAGAAAAAATAGAATTTCTTGAACAACCGCTAGCAGTGGCAGAATTTGAGACGATGTTGCAGCTGAGTAGCCGTTATCAAACAGCGATCGCGTTAGATGAATCTGTCGCTACACTCTCACAACTTAATGCTGCTTATCAACAAGGGTGGCGAGACATTTTTGTAATTAAGCCAGCGATCGCAGGTTCACCATCACGCCTGCGGCAGTTTTGTAAGCAGCATAACATTGATGCTGTCTTCTCCTCCGTTTTTGAAACTGCGATCGGGAGATACGCAGCACTAAAGCTAGCAGCAGAATTATCCCAGCATAACCGCGCAGTTGGCTTCGGAATCAACCACTTGTTGGAACAAGAAGAAGAAACATGGCTACAAAGTTTATGGCACAACCTGTAA
- a CDS encoding 2-succinylbenzoate--CoA ligase — MAQPVNYRNILKNLGVPNCLIGCDSFQIQQLAEKLYSQLMQLSASGITPKIILAERQPERFLAGFLAACAANCPVFLCNPDWGTQEWQQVFDLVQPDIIWREQKLSLLPPSSPPSPLSPSPPPSPLIMIPTGGSSGKIKFAIHTWDTLMASVQGFKEYFQLNYINSFCVLPLYHVSGLMQFMRSFTTGGRLAILPFKALEAGQKYDIEISYFFISLVPTQLQRILQNPTLTKWISQFQTVMLGGAPAWDELLEKARFHRIRLAPTYGMTETASQIATLKPDDFLNGKVNSGQILPHAQINICNQKGEILNCNQPGNITIQAQSLALGYYPELWDQQDNFSVDDVGFLDTQGYLNILGRNSDKIISGGENIYPAEVESTIRATKMVDDICVIGVSDNHWGQVLTAIYIPKESYTSLEIKRAIQDKLCKFKIPKRWIPVSSLPRNTQGKINRQQLQKLVQEG; from the coding sequence ATGGCACAACCTGTAAACTATCGTAATATTCTGAAGAATTTAGGTGTTCCTAATTGCCTAATTGGTTGTGATAGTTTTCAAATACAGCAACTAGCTGAGAAATTGTATTCACAACTCATGCAATTGTCTGCATCAGGAATAACACCCAAAATAATTTTAGCTGAACGTCAACCAGAGCGATTTCTAGCAGGTTTTCTCGCCGCTTGTGCCGCTAATTGTCCAGTATTTCTTTGTAACCCCGACTGGGGAACACAAGAATGGCAACAAGTTTTTGATTTAGTACAACCAGATATCATTTGGAGAGAACAAAAATTAAGTCTTTTACCTCCCTCATCTCCCCCATCTCCCTTATCTCCCTCACCTCCCCCATCACCACTAATCATGATTCCCACAGGTGGATCGTCAGGGAAAATTAAGTTCGCTATCCATACTTGGGACACATTAATGGCATCTGTGCAAGGATTTAAAGAATATTTTCAATTAAATTATATTAATTCTTTTTGTGTATTACCGCTTTATCACGTCAGTGGTTTAATGCAATTTATGCGCTCTTTTACCACTGGTGGAAGGCTTGCTATTTTACCATTCAAAGCATTAGAAGCTGGTCAAAAATATGATATTGAAATATCATATTTTTTCATATCTTTAGTACCAACCCAATTACAACGTATCTTACAAAACCCCACATTAACTAAGTGGATATCGCAATTTCAAACTGTCATGTTAGGCGGTGCGCCTGCGTGGGATGAACTTTTAGAAAAAGCTCGTTTTCATCGTATTAGGTTAGCACCTACTTACGGGATGACAGAAACCGCCTCTCAAATAGCTACCTTAAAACCAGATGATTTTCTCAATGGTAAAGTTAATTCCGGTCAAATTCTCCCCCATGCTCAAATAAATATTTGTAATCAAAAAGGTGAAATTTTAAATTGTAATCAACCAGGAAATATTACCATTCAAGCGCAATCTTTAGCACTTGGTTATTATCCAGAACTTTGGGATCAGCAAGATAATTTTTCAGTAGATGATGTTGGCTTCTTAGACACACAAGGTTATTTAAATATTCTTGGGCGTAACAGCGACAAAATAATTAGCGGAGGCGAAAACATCTATCCTGCCGAAGTTGAGTCAACCATTCGAGCGACTAAAATGGTGGATGATATTTGTGTAATTGGCGTATCAGATAACCATTGGGGGCAAGTATTAACAGCAATTTATATTCCTAAAGAATCCTATACATCGTTAGAAATTAAAAGAGCTATCCAAGATAAACTATGTAAATTCAAAATTCCTAAACGCTGGATTCCTGTATCAAGTTTACCCCGAAATACTCAAGGTAAAATTAACCGCCAACAACTACAAAAACTAGTACAAGAAGGCTGA
- a CDS encoding thioesterase family protein, with protein MPFTYNRSVRFQDTDAAGVVYFANILGICHEAYEESLEAAGINLKTFFSNPSVAFPIVHANVDFFRPVFCSDKLLVCLMPQKLGGEKFEIAYEISVAEVIVAKAITRHVCIDANSRTKQELPVEIVNWLETNRRDTEEAERRKARETM; from the coding sequence ATGCCTTTTACATATAACCGTAGCGTTCGCTTTCAAGATACTGATGCTGCTGGGGTAGTGTATTTTGCGAATATTTTAGGGATTTGTCATGAAGCCTATGAAGAATCTCTAGAAGCAGCAGGTATTAATTTAAAAACTTTTTTTAGCAATCCATCGGTAGCTTTTCCGATTGTTCATGCTAATGTTGATTTTTTCCGTCCGGTGTTTTGTAGCGATAAGTTGTTAGTGTGTTTGATGCCACAAAAATTAGGTGGAGAGAAGTTTGAAATTGCTTATGAAATTTCTGTGGCTGAGGTAATAGTTGCCAAGGCAATTACAAGGCACGTTTGTATCGACGCAAATAGTAGAACTAAGCAGGAATTACCTGTGGAAATAGTCAATTGGTTGGAAACGAACCGCAGAGACACAGAGGAAGCAGAGAGAAGAAAAGCACGAGAAACTATGTAA
- a CDS encoding T3SS effector HopA1 family protein, with product MVYSSIQQPLTSLFDIASNIQIESNFCIHHPNYQPFALPAKIADRFKQNSADLQQKYLTLLLRNFLYGIYYNGSLQNVLAVKADAANQLPHQNLENYSALGIDGEFYERLHNCNHGTGYFDPSWEVLRHEPDGSMAVNKGGLTLYIEPDCHLTAHSQAAKVGELVSVWMPKNRLQNGCYLAVSNFGQERQDNPEDDLGTGRIYFNITPFGAIALMDSLTVELNEAGIPFSFQVPYNPAAYGRYDSGVLYFERNNYLAIREVLQGVYAEHEAHFNPEIPLFTKFLAPGLSLAEEPIKKFAAQETFGMNRCQIVANALLDAWYKGKNAYDERMQSINRHFNRHLVDVQRPYLNPSSKDIYSPLS from the coding sequence ATGGTATATTCTTCTATTCAACAACCCCTAACCTCGCTATTTGATATTGCTAGCAATATTCAGATTGAGTCGAACTTTTGCATCCACCATCCCAATTATCAACCATTTGCATTACCAGCAAAAATAGCAGATAGATTTAAGCAGAATTCCGCAGATTTACAACAGAAATATTTAACTTTATTACTACGGAATTTTTTATATGGTATCTATTACAATGGCTCCTTACAAAATGTTTTAGCTGTCAAAGCTGATGCTGCAAACCAATTACCGCACCAAAATTTAGAAAACTATTCTGCTTTAGGAATTGATGGGGAATTTTACGAACGTCTGCATAACTGCAACCACGGAACAGGTTATTTTGATCCTAGTTGGGAAGTGTTGCGGCACGAACCAGATGGTAGTATGGCTGTGAATAAGGGCGGTTTGACATTGTACATCGAGCCAGACTGTCATCTGACAGCCCATTCTCAAGCGGCGAAAGTTGGCGAATTAGTGTCAGTATGGATGCCGAAAAATCGCTTGCAGAACGGCTGTTACTTAGCAGTTAGCAATTTTGGACAAGAAAGACAAGATAACCCAGAGGACGATTTGGGTACAGGGCGAATCTATTTTAATATCACACCATTTGGTGCGATCGCGCTCATGGATAGCCTGACAGTGGAACTAAACGAAGCTGGTATTCCTTTTAGCTTCCAAGTTCCTTATAATCCTGCTGCTTATGGACGTTACGATTCAGGGGTACTCTACTTTGAACGTAACAACTATCTAGCAATCCGTGAAGTTCTGCAAGGTGTGTATGCAGAACATGAGGCGCATTTTAACCCTGAAATTCCTTTATTCACCAAGTTTCTAGCACCTGGGCTAAGTTTAGCTGAAGAACCCATCAAAAAATTTGCGGCACAAGAAACTTTCGGGATGAATCGCTGTCAAATTGTTGCTAATGCTTTGTTAGATGCTTGGTATAAAGGCAAGAATGCTTATGATGAACGGATGCAATCTATTAACCGCCACTTCAACCGTCATCTAGTTGATGTGCAGCGTCCATATCTCAATCCTAGTTCTAAAGATATTTACTCTCCTCTCAGCTAA
- a CDS encoding phosphotransferase family protein, whose protein sequence is MVLSLSSQNVIQYLQDAGLCSSEDGATSESELPDRTKNLNLIVSLADNRKLLVKQEVSNNHEGTPQEFFKEWLFHQLLQQFPVIGNISAIASLLLHYDEENSILVRKYLSDYEQLGHFYQKTDIFADEIATAIGTTLAGLHRATFNGREYRDFMNTAPAGQFRYHFYNPAQGIEPITPEIFGRVPTQALQFYNLYQRYESLESAIADLAYEWNPCCLTHNDLKLNNILVHSRWQQLDNCLIRLIDWEACAWGDPAFDLGTLLASYLEIWLDSLVVDPTLQLEESLHLAVTPLEVIQPSILALIRGYLNAFPVILEYRSDFILRVVQFVGLGLIHQIQDKIKNHKDFDNTDICMLSVAKNLLTMPEQGLLTVFGISESEILKPVAKVHKLPQPEREKQLVRLYYEKTRLRGC, encoded by the coding sequence ATGGTATTATCACTGTCTTCTCAAAATGTTATCCAGTATCTGCAAGATGCAGGTCTGTGTAGCTCAGAAGATGGAGCAACCAGCGAATCTGAGTTACCAGATAGAACTAAGAATTTGAATTTAATAGTGAGTCTGGCAGATAATCGCAAACTGCTGGTTAAACAAGAAGTCAGCAATAACCATGAAGGAACTCCCCAAGAGTTTTTCAAGGAGTGGCTGTTTCACCAATTGCTACAGCAGTTTCCGGTTATTGGTAATATTTCTGCGATCGCATCATTATTACTACATTATGATGAGGAAAATTCTATCCTTGTCCGTAAATATTTGAGTGACTATGAACAGCTAGGGCATTTTTACCAAAAAACTGATATTTTTGCCGATGAAATTGCTACAGCTATTGGCACAACTTTAGCAGGTTTGCACCGTGCTACTTTCAACGGTCGAGAGTATCGCGATTTTATGAATACTGCTCCTGCGGGACAGTTTCGTTATCACTTTTATAATCCAGCTCAAGGTATAGAGCCGATTACACCAGAGATTTTTGGTAGGGTTCCCACGCAAGCACTGCAATTCTATAATCTATATCAGCGTTACGAAAGTTTAGAGTCAGCAATTGCAGACTTAGCCTATGAATGGAATCCTTGCTGTCTCACTCATAACGATTTGAAGTTAAACAATATTTTAGTTCATTCTCGTTGGCAGCAGCTTGATAATTGCCTGATAAGATTAATTGACTGGGAAGCTTGCGCTTGGGGAGATCCCGCTTTTGATTTGGGTACATTATTAGCCAGCTATTTAGAGATTTGGCTTGATAGTTTAGTAGTAGATCCTACTTTACAATTAGAAGAATCTTTGCATCTGGCGGTTACACCCTTGGAGGTGATTCAGCCTTCAATATTGGCTTTAATTCGAGGTTACCTAAATGCTTTCCCAGTAATTTTAGAGTATCGTAGTGATTTTATTTTGCGAGTTGTTCAGTTTGTTGGCTTGGGATTAATTCACCAAATTCAAGACAAAATTAAAAATCACAAAGATTTTGATAATACTGACATTTGTATGCTGTCGGTGGCGAAAAACTTATTAACTATGCCTGAACAAGGTTTATTAACTGTTTTTGGCATTTCCGAGTCCGAAATCTTAAAACCTGTGGCGAAAGTGCATAAATTGCCTCAGCCAGAAAGAGAAAAGCAGTTGGTTCGTCTGTATTACGAAAAAACCCGCCTCCGCGGTTGTTAA
- a CDS encoding TMEM14 family protein has product MELGIVAAFVYGILALIGGIIGYVQASSKISLLSGSISGLLVIFAAFLQLQGQIWGLFLAAFITAALVVFFSLRLAKTRKFMPSGLMIILGMLALVLMVNQMVGVK; this is encoded by the coding sequence ATGGAATTAGGTATAGTTGCCGCATTTGTCTATGGTATTTTGGCTTTGATTGGCGGCATAATTGGCTATGTTCAAGCAAGTAGTAAAATTTCCCTGCTAAGTGGTAGTATTAGCGGTTTATTAGTCATTTTTGCTGCTTTTTTGCAATTACAAGGTCAAATCTGGGGTTTGTTCCTAGCAGCTTTTATTACTGCTGCATTAGTGGTTTTCTTCAGCTTGCGGCTAGCTAAAACCCGCAAGTTTATGCCTTCCGGCTTAATGATTATTTTGGGTATGTTGGCATTAGTACTGATGGTAAATCAAATGGTGGGTGTGAAGTAG
- a CDS encoding ATP-binding protein → MDSQAMLSTGSTSSSAKIQFLQRQAASLLLYQSVLQSEVGIAFLELLQAIRYTDADGRGCLQAYGNYFHALAARNQNWEDYLITQILIAENPFTKLAQQQEFEDMPVALVAAAQHDLHVLQSLYECSSAALSEWVQMVAHLPVSPVVWYKEQEKVEVENKAIASFHHSNNWADAVEDLAAYYRQCGTGLFAEYRALRWQGGNFVGIKHPDPVRLGILAGYESQRDALLKNTEFLLAGESALHVLLYGSRGSGKSSLVKALLNEYSDRNLRLVEVTKSELRDLPLIVEQLRGVPQKFIIFVDDLSFEEDDDAFKALKVVLEGNLTARPKNVVVYATSNRRHLIREFYTDRPAPKDHEEIHVWDTMQEKLSFSDRFGLTLTFEGADQKTYLKIVRHLAAQAEINISQEDLEYQALQWATRHNGRSGRTARQFIDFLKADLAVFGAKNYTAEPE, encoded by the coding sequence ATGGATAGTCAAGCGATGTTGTCTACCGGAAGCACTTCATCCTCTGCCAAAATTCAGTTCCTCCAGCGCCAAGCAGCCTCACTATTACTTTACCAATCTGTTCTGCAAAGCGAAGTGGGGATTGCTTTTCTGGAGTTGTTGCAAGCGATACGATATACCGATGCCGATGGGCGAGGTTGCCTACAAGCCTACGGCAATTACTTTCACGCCTTGGCTGCGAGAAATCAAAATTGGGAAGATTACCTAATTACTCAAATTCTGATTGCGGAAAATCCCTTTACCAAGCTTGCTCAACAGCAAGAATTTGAAGATATGCCCGTTGCATTAGTCGCCGCAGCACAGCATGATTTACACGTGTTGCAGAGTTTATATGAGTGCAGTAGCGCGGCTTTGAGTGAGTGGGTACAAATGGTAGCACATCTACCAGTTTCACCTGTCGTTTGGTACAAAGAGCAAGAGAAGGTCGAAGTTGAAAATAAGGCAATTGCGTCTTTTCACCATTCAAATAATTGGGCTGATGCAGTAGAAGATTTAGCAGCTTATTATCGCCAGTGTGGTACAGGTTTATTTGCAGAATATCGAGCTTTGCGCTGGCAAGGTGGTAACTTTGTGGGTATTAAGCATCCTGACCCTGTGAGACTGGGTATACTTGCAGGTTATGAGTCACAACGGGACGCTTTGTTAAAAAATACAGAATTTTTATTGGCAGGGGAATCGGCACTGCACGTATTACTATATGGTAGTCGCGGTTCGGGAAAATCTTCTTTAGTCAAAGCTTTGTTAAATGAGTATAGCGATCGCAATCTCCGTTTAGTAGAAGTAACAAAATCAGAATTGCGAGACTTGCCGCTGATTGTAGAACAATTGCGGGGCGTGCCACAGAAATTTATTATTTTTGTCGATGACCTTTCCTTTGAAGAAGATGACGATGCTTTTAAAGCACTCAAGGTAGTGTTAGAAGGGAATTTAACTGCACGTCCTAAGAATGTAGTTGTCTACGCCACATCCAATCGCCGCCACTTGATTCGGGAGTTTTATACAGATAGGCCTGCGCCCAAAGATCACGAAGAAATTCATGTTTGGGATACGATGCAAGAGAAGCTTTCCTTTAGCGATCGCTTTGGTTTAACCTTGACCTTTGAGGGGGCAGATCAGAAAACATATTTAAAAATTGTCCGGCATTTAGCAGCACAAGCAGAAATTAATATTAGTCAAGAAGACTTGGAGTATCAAGCATTACAATGGGCTACTCGCCATAACGGTCGTTCTGGACGCACAGCAAGGCAATTTATTGATTTCTTAAAAGCTGATTTAGCAGTTTTTGGTGCAAAAAATTATACAGCAGAGCCTGAATAG
- a CDS encoding tellurite resistance TerB C-terminal domain-containing protein — MHSAVLSNRLFLGIVAFSVSFGLSLVPNWDFSKAFVTGIITVIATYAAALSVDKRRKSHEMLILTSLRKRIKEQEELKSRIAREIHQIEEHRNSLYTESKHLQNKVAESRNQRDSILRELSTFAGQKKQLESEITVLSTEIHNLDQNKAELNHSVSMLTAEKRRLELNCNVSRSEINQLQHQISELLQEKQEIENNLTLLGRLKPQIEEKLYELRIELQNLEVEFNQKNQLLLNKSNSKENIASSLNNVQTQIGEHQAELQKLQAQVFLLQEERDLLQSQVWELLQQLETLNPEPLTDKSHEEGLELFPFTELIETIETTEIKTSTSEALSEEWIHFLEQLQNHEFEVIKALLAQENTQATIKQIAEANITMPNLLVDSINGKANDTLGELIINTNVEPAEIYPEYISNVKKILDNYQKHM, encoded by the coding sequence ATGCACTCAGCAGTATTAAGCAATCGATTATTTCTTGGAATAGTTGCCTTTAGTGTAAGTTTTGGTCTTAGTCTTGTCCCCAACTGGGATTTTTCTAAAGCCTTTGTCACAGGCATCATTACTGTAATAGCTACCTATGCAGCCGCATTATCTGTAGATAAGCGGCGTAAAAGTCATGAAATGCTTATTTTAACTTCTCTGCGGAAGCGAATTAAAGAACAAGAGGAACTAAAGTCGCGAATTGCCAGAGAAATTCATCAAATTGAAGAACATCGCAATTCCTTATATACAGAATCAAAACACTTACAAAATAAAGTAGCTGAATCTCGCAATCAACGGGATAGTATTCTACGAGAACTCAGCACTTTTGCGGGACAGAAAAAACAGTTAGAAAGCGAAATTACTGTTCTTAGCACGGAAATTCATAACTTAGATCAAAATAAAGCAGAACTGAATCATTCTGTTTCTATGCTCACTGCAGAAAAACGCCGTCTTGAGTTAAACTGTAACGTTTCTCGCTCTGAAATTAATCAGTTACAGCATCAAATTAGCGAACTTCTACAAGAAAAGCAAGAAATAGAAAATAATTTAACTCTTCTAGGTAGACTTAAACCTCAAATCGAAGAAAAACTCTACGAATTGCGAATTGAATTGCAAAATTTAGAAGTTGAGTTTAACCAAAAAAACCAATTACTTCTGAATAAATCAAATAGTAAAGAAAATATAGCATCTAGCTTGAACAATGTTCAAACTCAAATAGGAGAACATCAAGCAGAACTCCAGAAATTACAAGCACAAGTGTTCTTATTACAAGAAGAAAGAGACTTGTTGCAAAGCCAAGTTTGGGAATTACTCCAGCAACTTGAAACACTTAATCCCGAACCATTAACAGATAAAAGTCACGAAGAAGGATTAGAATTGTTTCCTTTTACAGAATTAATTGAAACCATCGAAACAACAGAAATAAAAACTAGCACATCTGAGGCTTTATCTGAAGAGTGGATTCATTTCCTAGAGCAGCTACAAAACCATGAATTTGAGGTCATAAAAGCCCTATTAGCCCAAGAAAATACCCAAGCTACAATTAAACAGATTGCCGAAGCAAATATTACGATGCCTAATCTATTAGTAGATTCCATCAATGGTAAAGCCAATGATACATTAGGCGAATTAATCATTAATACAAATGTTGAACCAGCAGAAATTTATCCAGAATATATCAGTAATGTGAAAAAAATACTAGATAACTATCAAAAACATATGTGA
- a CDS encoding ATP-binding protein: MAKLKLSKKISTALINSLGAGVVPRLGVEHIAVGREQELKSLLQNLDDIAEGVSAFRFIIGNYGSGKSFILQLLRSRAMEQGFVVADADLSSERRLAGSNHEGLATYRELMSRLATKTRPDGGALVSILEGWINKIQQEVAKETSLYPNDEGFDDKVEEKIREVVQYIEDLVHGFDFGSVIIAYWRGYRLDDDNLKNSAMRWLRGEFTTKIEAKAALGVRVIIDDDSWYDYIKLLAKFVAEIGYKGLLVLVDESVHLYQISTTVTREKNYNRLLAMFNDTMQCKAEHLGIFIGGTTKFLEDQNRGLFADQAWRRRTKESRFVTQAGVQEYSGPVIRLNPLSKEEILTLLQRINEIHAQNFGYEKTLSNPELNEFVKEIVNRLGAEALLTPGEIVRDFISVLNILHHNPKMLFSQLIHDSKFKPTIAGKDASLDEDNAAEFSL; this comes from the coding sequence ATGGCAAAGCTCAAACTCTCGAAAAAAATATCTACTGCTTTAATTAATTCCCTAGGCGCAGGAGTAGTACCCAGATTAGGAGTTGAACATATAGCAGTTGGTCGGGAACAAGAACTCAAAAGCCTATTACAGAATCTCGATGATATTGCAGAAGGGGTATCGGCATTTAGGTTTATAATTGGTAACTATGGTTCCGGAAAAAGCTTCATTCTACAATTGCTTCGCAGCCGTGCTATGGAACAAGGTTTTGTAGTAGCAGATGCAGATTTATCCTCAGAACGTCGTCTAGCCGGAAGCAACCATGAAGGCTTAGCAACCTATCGCGAATTAATGAGCCGTCTCGCGACAAAAACTCGTCCCGATGGTGGTGCTTTAGTCTCAATTTTGGAAGGATGGATTAATAAAATCCAACAAGAAGTAGCTAAAGAAACTAGCTTATATCCGAATGATGAAGGCTTTGATGACAAAGTTGAGGAAAAAATTCGGGAAGTTGTTCAGTATATTGAAGATTTAGTCCACGGTTTTGATTTTGGCAGCGTCATTATTGCTTATTGGCGTGGTTATCGTTTGGATGATGATAATCTAAAAAATTCTGCCATGCGTTGGTTACGGGGAGAATTTACCACCAAAATTGAAGCAAAAGCTGCTTTAGGTGTGCGTGTCATTATTGATGATGATAGTTGGTATGACTACATTAAACTATTAGCTAAATTTGTAGCGGAGATTGGTTATAAAGGGCTATTAGTTCTTGTTGATGAATCCGTACATTTATATCAAATATCTACTACAGTAACGCGGGAGAAAAATTATAATCGACTGCTTGCGATGTTTAACGACACCATGCAGTGCAAAGCCGAACATCTCGGTATTTTTATTGGTGGGACTACAAAATTTTTAGAAGACCAAAATCGGGGTTTATTTGCAGACCAAGCTTGGCGCAGGCGCACAAAAGAAAGCCGCTTTGTCACTCAAGCTGGCGTGCAAGAATATTCAGGCCCGGTTATCAGGCTCAATCCTTTAAGCAAAGAAGAGATACTCACGCTATTACAACGCATAAATGAGATTCATGCTCAAAATTTTGGTTATGAAAAGACTTTGAGTAATCCTGAGTTAAATGAATTTGTCAAAGAAATTGTTAATCGTCTAGGCGCAGAAGCTTTGCTGACACCAGGAGAGATTGTCAGAGATTTTATTAGTGTATTGAATATTCTGCATCACAACCCCAAAATGCTATTTTCTCAATTGATTCATGACTCTAAATTTAAACCCACGATTGCGGGAAAAGATGCAAGTCTGGATGAGGATAATGCAGCAGAATTTAGTTTGTAA